A window of Triplophysa dalaica isolate WHDGS20190420 chromosome 12, ASM1584641v1, whole genome shotgun sequence genomic DNA:
tAATCACAGTTATTAAATATCCCGGTTACTTGtggggtggtttcccggacagggattatcCTAAAACAGGACAAGGCCTTAGTTAAATATGGATATTTAGgttgttttaaaagcatactttaaaaaatcattactgtgtgcatcttgcgacaaaacaatcgcactgacatattttaagatatgtcagtataagttgttttcgatcaagacacctctaacatttattttagtttggaACTAGGCTTAAAtactgtccgggaaaccgcatGCGTTGTGCAACACAACATGATaagattacatattttttatttgggcAGCCTCTTTTCCAACATGTATTGTTTCACATAGTATACATTCATCCTTAATGCTATGTGAATGAGAAAATAAGCAAACCTCCTATGAGcacatattttaaatcaatcaaATAATTGAGAGTTTTGTAAGAAGTATGTGATTTTAGAAATCTGTAGATGGTTTTGATTAGAGAGAAAATGCTAAAAGTTCTTTAATAAAGTCAAACACAGACTTATTCATGTTAACGTTACCGCATCCTATGAgggaagacagacagacaaggcttaagactagtcacCGACTAAAAGGAGTGTTAGAGCTttctaaactgaaaataacttgccttGACATATCTTAAATATGTGTGTGCCATCTATGGTCTCAAGATGAACACCATATATCTGATTTCCAaggcattttttataaaagtgacttAAGTATTCCAATTTGACTAAGCTTGGAGCTGTCTGCAAAATTTGGTCTAGAGCTACtaattttttagatattaagcaatttaaaaacaaaagattaaAGTACAGTTAAAAATTCTGCTCACTATTATTAAGTAAAACTTATGTTTTAAATCTATGGATTAAACATGTATTTCTCTCAGTAACATTATGATTATTAAAGATAATTTTACAATAATGGATTAATGGACTACATTCATCTTTAAGTACCTTTCACCAGAAATAAAACAGTGACTGTAACTACTAAAGCCACAGTGTAAAAATGCATATATCATTTGGCGCTACATGGGAACCTAATAAAAATTTTCTGTTTTACCTAGATTTAAAGCAGTAAGGACTACTGGGGGTTTGTAACAGACCGGGCGCTTTTTCTCACAGCACTTCGCAGTTTTCCATTTGAATGCATCTTCACGATCCAGTGATAACGAAGCACAAAGGCCCTTCGATTTGTCCAGTGGTTGCCCATCAGCCCAGTGAACGTAAGCCACAGATGGTGATGGTAATGGGGTTGTTGATGGTTTTTGCCTCTGCCAGTACCACTCTGTTGTCATCAAACTACGACGTAGGCCGATCCAAGCTTCCTCATCCTCTGTTGTGTTAACCATATTGGCCAACTCCGACTGAAAGTCTTCATTTTTAAGACAGGCAAGATGGCCTTGAAGACTCGTGCAGTGAGCCAGAGACTCAGTCCAGTTAAGACGCACATTTTGTACTTCAAACTGTCCAGGAATCACCACACAGCCGAACTCATCtgaatgcatgaataaataaataaaaaatttaacgTTCACAATGATGTGCTTTACAACAATTTATAAATTTAAGTCTGGATCAGAAGTAATTGACAATTTGTTTTACCTGGTTGATCGTTTATAGGTATAGCTGGTCCTCCATAAACTGCCGTATCAGTGTCCTCCAGAATATAAACGGCAATCTTTGAGGATGGATGCCAGATGAAGGTTTGCGACTCTGTTAAAGATATTATACCTGAAGAGTATTTTGTGCCATTAATCTCAGTCCACTTAGTGTTTGTAACAcgaatgttttgtttgtgtacatCTTTCCTGCTTCCAGTTTCTGCTATCACTAAAGCTTTCTTAGTGGCGCTGATGTCTGAATAGAACTGCAGCAGGTAACAGGCAGCAAACATGTTTTCTGGGATCACTTCAATGATAAGACCTGGACTGATCAGTGTGAGGGACACGTTTCCCGACGAATTAACATACTGAGATTCGGTCTGACTTGAAAGTGACAGGAAGCCGGATGGACTAGGCTGTAACTGCACATTATTGTGAGATAGAGAAGTTGACATGTCATTTGATGTCATAAGTAAGCGGCTCTCGGTTATTCCCTGCATGAACGGCACAACAAAGTTCTGACCCTGAAATTGTGTAGGAAGAATCTGATTCACTATCATATTGCATTTACAGGCTTCAATTTCTAGACACGGATGAGTCAGAATCACTGCTACTTTATGGCTAGATTTAACCTTGAAGATTGAAGCATTGGCCTGCAACTCGAAGAGCTGGTATGATGAGATTGTAAAGTTTTCTTGCTTCACACTGCCCGAAATGTTCTTAAATATCGTGATGTTGTTTTCTGTGTTCTCCGCATTGATGATGATCAGCTTGAACGAGCTGTATCTTTTGGACAAGATGGGTCCTGGGGATCCGCTGAACGTTTGGATAAGGTCTGACTGGTTTAGCGGACGGATCAAGTAGTCTGTGCCAAGATTTGTTATGGGTTGAACAACACGGGTCTGGACACTCCTCCCCAAATTGGTGCCTTTATCTGTCTGACTAAAAGATTGTACTACAACATTTTTGTCACTCGTAATTCGGATCGAGTTAGTCGAGTAGTCTAGTTCATGTATTTCAGCAGTTTTTGGAAACGTCACTTTTGCAGTTTCCCCACTACTCAGGtcttgtatttttctttttgtgttgttgaaGTAGACGGTGAAGGAAGTTCCGTCATGTAATGCGGTGACTCTAAGAGTTCTTCCAGAATCAAATGGGTAAAAGTAACCTAAGTTTTCTGGAAATGCTGTGATGAAACTGTCCCCATGGCTCACAATTGTATGTCCTTGGAAAAAAAGTGTACAAATGTTTATGGGTCATGGGATCACACAAGTGTCATCTAAAGAAAGCAAcgcataatttaaaataaaaatacaaaagactTACCTTGGGTAAACGTTGATGCAATCAGAAGAATAAAGAACATGACTGTATCTTATCTTGAGTTCAAATAAGATGCTGTGCATTAGTaaagaaaagacaaagaaataagGTGAACTTAAAACATGACTTTTCTCATTCTCTACCTTTTTATTCTGTAAAACCCGTTTTCATAAACTGTATTAACAGCATTAACAGGCATTTTGTTGTCAAACATCACATTTTATAAGAGCTGATCAAAATGCTAGCCTACTTGTAAAATTAtagactgtattttaaaaaattgtaatCTTTAGAAGTGTGCTCGCTGAAATTTCTAGATAGCTAAATGACTTTCCTAATTCTGATTGAAGATTGACTTCTTAGCTCTCAATGCTAAAAATTAATGCAAGATCACACAATCTAAACATTTTCTCATAAGGAAAGTTATTTCAACTAAATGTAGAAAAGAACTAgataaaaatctaaacaaaaacaagctAAAAGAAATTGTACCaagaaaagtacattttaacTAATAAAATTCTACCACATGAAAATCACTTTTAGGTGAGAAAGTACAATTTGATATTCACATGTAAACCGGATAAATATGtgaatattttatacaatttattacatGGTGTATCATTTTTGACACccagtacaaaaatgtatagtgACTGTTTGGTTttactgtcattttattttaatttataaatctCTTGAAATCTTAGCATTGTATTTTAAAGTTAACACGAGCACTGACACAACTGATTCGATAAAAAAGCACGATATGTGTGAATTATTGTTATGTTCTATAGAAGCAGACACAATACCAGACACTACAgttcataatattattaactcACCTAAAGCAAAATTTCATACCTGATATCATGGAGTTCTTCTCTTGAGAATCACCTCTGTGCTGGAAATCCCAGTTCAGTTCTGACAAATTTGACTTTcaaaaaagactttaaaaaagGCTCTAAGATTTGCATCCTGGTTACAGAATATACTTTGGTTCATGCTTCAGTTAgcaggttttttttattttaaagtgtaaattttcaaaatatttcacttATATGTAATATTTCCTACAAATGATCATTCTGCAGTTTTACCACATTTGCtctatgcatttaaaaacatttaaacttaaaaaaaacaaatgcaaaattaGGAAGGGAGGAAaagtgacaaaaatacatttctggtTGCATTATTTGACAGTGAGTCTTGAAGTGAAAACAGGTTGTGCAAGTGTCATTATATAGCCTACGGTTATGCAGTGCAGAGATTGCATTCCCACGCACTCACTCACGATTTAGAACTCTTTCAATCGGATGAAGCCGCCGGCCTATAACGCATCAAGTGAAATGAATCCTTCTTTTACACCAcgtacagaaaataaaaaccctCTCTAAACCGATTTAATAATATACGTGTAAAACAGACTGTCAGAAGAGTTTTAAACTGGTGATTATTCATAGCTTcagattgtattttttaatatgaaaaattaCCGAGGTCCGGACCTCGGTGACCTCATAGGGCTACGGCCACGACTTTATCTTCATCAAAGCGACCTCCCTTTGCTTTTCGGCTGCTTCACTAATCGTCAATTTCACAACAATTTCACAGAACATATTAGCAACAACAATTAAAACGTTAAACCTATAGGCCACTTCTTTTTTCCATACTCAGTTtaacaaattgattttaaactGCAGAATGTTgacacaaaacattattttcagtaGGCTATGGTTTAATACATATAATGTTTatatgattaaaatatatatggTTAATATACCTTGTTTTAATTTCAGCATGCGCAGGCAAGGTCATCGCAATCCAGAAAAAAACGTCATATTTGAAGACTCGCCCGTAAACATGAGAGAAATATGGAAACTTTGACATTGGTTCACAAAAAGTAGGCTATACGATTTACTATTTTGAAGAGATAGGCtatttaaattatgaaaatatttaaataagtttaaacAAATATCTAATGTTTTTAGAGTGAAGCTTAGGCTCCGCAAAAAAATAGAGAACAGCGCTATCAACGGAGCCACGTGTGCGCCACActgaaataatatttgaaataaaaaagatggcCATTAAGAAATATTACCTCGAAATGAACATTCAgacaaaaaatctaattcattaaacataaaaaagaagaaaacttCATCGGCAAAGGCAAGCAGTTTATTTGGCAAACATAAGAACCATTATAACCTGATTTGTTAACACATATTCATAATTGCCATTAGTCTTACCATTTAAGAACAAGTCTAAAGTGTCACAATATGTAGAAATTGAGAAAATATACAACTTAGGCTAACAGTAAACAAAACTGCACAATAAACGCAAGCCTTGTGATTTGTTTAATTCGGAGATGGAAAGCAATAAAGCTCGTTACCGCCACCAACAGTTTGCCTCAAAATATTGCACTGACAAAAGAGGCTGTGGATGTTGGAAGTTTGATACATACACATCATGCCACACAGTCTACAATTTACAGGTTATTTTACAACTAACTTTCTATCGACATTACACAGAATATTATActattatactttttattttaggcCTATTGAAGTTTATTATGGACTATATTTTAAACACGTTACAGACTCAAATGAATTTATATAGTTGTTTATAttctgttaaaatgtattaaatttatAACTAGAATAGACTATGGAAAgacataaaagtaaatgtttctAGAATGCTATTTGCATGTAGGGAATACAATGATTAATGAAAGCCCCTTAATGTTCAAACAAAACTATGCTCCTGGGTGCTGGCAATCTGAATATGGTTGGGTTAGAGAAAAAGCTGATAAGCATGGGAAGAGTTCATCTGCAAAACAGATAACTGCGTTTTTAAGAATCATATttcattgtgcattccaagtaatgtcaatcaaactgaagttgggttgttttgattaagtaatagtGACTCAAAAGATATagctaattaacacaataaaacacgataaaaaaacatggcttttgaagatttttttaaactgcattatctatttttgcaaataaactcttcgtATGATGTGCTTTGAAAAACATAGGTAGGCCTTTAGCTTCTAACAAATTTTTCAGAAAAGCTCAATAATAGCTATATTTGAGTGTAACTTAGAAATCCTAGAAGACCTGTTGCTTTATGTTTTCATACTAAATTCCAACACTATCCCAAGCTAACAGAAAACCTGCATATTTAAACAGGAattagaaatgtatttctttcaataacattttgcattaagaATACAGGAATTTGATAATGAGGATTATAAAGGTACTACAGTAATGTTTTAGCAACTATAGTTGACGTAGTAAAGACAGCGAtgttaaaatgcacaaatatatatttatggtgCTATATTTGAACCTGAAATATGTTTACTAATTCATATAAGATATATTGGGGGTTTGTAGCAGACAGGGCGCTTTTTCTCGCAGCATTTTGCAGTTTTCCATTTGAACTCATCGTCCTGATCTAATGACAATGAAGCACAAAGGCCCTTAAAACTGACAAGTGGCTGCCCATCAGCCCAGTGAACGTATTCCACAGATGATGAGGGCGATAATGTTGTTGATAGTGTTTGCCTCTGCCAGTACCAGTCTGTAGTCATTAGACTACGTCGCAGGCCAATCCAAGCCTCTTCACCCTCGGTTGTGTTAAACGTATTGACCAAATCCATCTGAATGTCTTCACGTGTAGGACAGGCGAGGTGTTTTTGAAGACTCGTACAGTGAGCCAGGGATTCAGTCCAACTAAGAGGCTCGTTTCTGATTTCAAACTGTCCAGGAATCACCACACAGCCGAACTCatctgaataaaaacataaaaaatgttaatcaTCATGAATGTGCTTTACAACTGTATTAATGTATGTCTTATTCGGAATCAGAAGTGAATTCTTACAAATTTACCCGGTTGTGTATTTATAGGTGTAGCTGGTCCTCCATAAACTGCGGTGTCAATGTTTTCCAGAATATAAACGGCAATCTTAGAGGATGGATGCCAGATGAAGGTTTGTGACTCTGTTAAAGATATTATACCTGAAGAGTATTTTGTGCCGGTAATCTCAGTCCACTGAGTGTTTGTAACaggaatgttttgtttgtgtacatTATTTTTGCTGCCAGTTTCTGCTATCACTAAAGCTTTCTTGATGTCTGAATAGAACTGCAGCAGGTAACAAGCAGCAAACATGTTTTCTGGGATCACATCAATGATAAGACCTGGACTGATCAGTATGAGGGACACGTTTCCCGACGCATTTACGTACTGAGATTCCGTCTGATCTGAAAGAGACAGCAACCCTGATGGACTAGGCTGTAACTGAACATTATTGTGAGATAGAGAAGTTGACTTGACATTTGATGTCATAAGTAAGCGGCTCTGGGTTATACCTGGAATGTACGGCACAACAAAGCTCTGACCCTGAAATCGTACAGGAAGAATCTGACTCACTATCATGTTGCATTTACATGAGGTTGTAATTTCTAGACATGGATGAGTCAGAATCACTGCTACTTTATGGCTAGACTCAACCTTTATCAGTGAAGCATCGGCCTGCATCTGGATGAGCTGGTATGATGAGATCTTGATCTTTTCTTCTTGCACACTGCCTgaaattttcttaaaaatggtGATAGTGTTTTCTGCGTCCTCTGCATTGATGATGATCAGCTTGAACGAGCTGTATCTTTGGGACCGGAAGGTTGCCAGGGTTCCGCTGAACGTTTGGACAAGGTCTGAATGGTTAAGCGAAGGGATCAAATAGCTCCTGCCAAGATTTGTGATGGGTTGAACAACATGGCTCTGGACACTTTTCTCTGGAGTGGTAGCTGTACCTATATCTGTCTGACTAAAAGAATGAACTGCAATGTCTTTTTCACTGGTAATTCTGATTGTATTCCTGGAGCAGTTTAGTTGATGTACTTCAGCAGTTTTGGGAAACgacacaaacacagtttcaCCCTGCTGTAGGGATGTTACTGTTTTTTGTGTGCCGTTGTAGAAGACAGTGAAGAAAGTGTCGCTGTGGAGGGTGGTGACTCTTATACCTCTAGAAGAACTGTATGGGTAGAAGTAACCAACGTTCTCTGGAAATGCTGTGATGAATTCTTTTCCATAGCTCACTATCGTGTGACCTTGATAAAGAATAGAGTGTAAAAATGATAGTTTATCCAAATATAGCAATGGtccatttaaacaaaaccaaatgaTAGTAAAGTGTTTTTCTGACCTTGGGTAAACGATGATGCAATCAGAAGAATCACAAACATGACCGTATCTGACCTTGAGTTCATGCTGGTTGCTGTGTATTCCTGAAGGAAAGACTAAGAAACAAATGGCAAACTGAAAAAAGTTGTCTGTTCTAACTTTTTTGTTTCCTAAAACAAGGTCTCATATTTTGTGTGTAAAAATCAAGGTCCTTTATAGCGGAAGAGTCATCAAACATCACATTTCGGTAAAAGCTGATCAAAGTTTTCaaaccgatttcaaatctcccttaCCTGTCGAAAATACTAGAAATGTAGTGTCCACTCAGATGTGCTCtttcttacaaaataatgacatgcataaaaaaaaattcaatcagGCTTTATACGGCATCaaagcactgaaactgcgcttgTTAAAATTACAAACGACCTGCTTatagcatcagataaaggtaacgtCTCAGTCCttcttgaccttagtgctgcgttcgatactgtagaccttAACATACATTTAGATCGCTTACAAAATTATAACGGTATTCAGGGACaagcactacaatggttcagatcttacttagaAGACAGATATCAATTTGTCCAACTAAATTGGGAATCATCAAATGTAACGCAATTAAATTAtagattacctcagggatcggttttaggacccttgctattctccatatacatgctgccccttgacaacattattagaaaaatgGTATAAGCTTCCACTGTtacgcagatgatactcagctatatatctcatcaagaccagatgatttcTTCCAGCTATCCAAATTGGCATAGTGCAttgaagatataaaacattggatgactattAATTTCCTTCTATtcaattttaataaacagaacatttattttattacctgcaaattgaaggctgcactgttactccaacaaagtTAAAGTTACAGTTAAAGACTTAGGCGTAACATTAGACAGCAACCAGTCATTTGGAAACcacatctcaaatgtcacaaaaacagccttcttccaccttagaaatgttgccaagtTATAAAATATTCTATGTGTTGCTGATAAAGTGAATCTTATTCGTGCATTTTTGACCTCAAGACTGCACTATTTTAATGGTTGTTCTGCATCATCTGTaatcagtggtgtagtctacgtgatacgcaggtatacgccgtatacccactagaaaagatcaagaatttccgtatacccacttaaaaaagcgcaaggttacgtaacaacatcgtttgtgtcagaaaagtaCGATCCACTGACTTTTGGTGCAACCAGGAGATATGAAATCAAAGAGGTCATTAAAGGCAGCATTTACACTATCAGTGTTATCGTAAGCCTGCCCCCGAAGCTACTGGCGCTTCGTGcagctgcagcaggtgttacagACAATGAGCCCGACGAGGCTCATGCGATGCTTTTCGCGGGGTCCCCACTCCTCGCGTTAGTGTTCCGGGGTCGCAATGTGCACACTGTTCGCCCgtgtattatactttctgcctttaactcatcccacttttaaaaccactgtgtagtctttaataaaacgagcatatttgttatcattaacataactgCAAGTCATATTGTGACTGctggcatattaaattgtatctaactagccaacttcacaaacgttagtttgtgtgttgaatcaataAATGAGGGAGAAAGGTAGAGATAACTTATTctacaatgtttataattgttttagatgataagagatgagaactccttacaagccttgtgaaagtcaagCTAGAGACACTGGCAGCAATCTATAGGtgcaacaggtgcttgataaaactgcacaaatgttcattgttaattattatagttcactatcaatgtcaataatagatgcaacttacataagtgtgtgaaaaatctagttattagggacgagtatcagagtttgattttaaccattttttcaatatgatttactgtaagtctCTGACTTGGCCTTAgttaaactaaatcaaaatctaaagtttatactttcacaagatattctttacattatgtagttgccctgcttaaaaaaacaatagaaccctgcccaaaacacaagagatgcagatgggaatcaatagaaaaggcataaaataaaaaattataaagaaatgtgtttcataatggtatttaaatgaaaaccactagaatgtatgtaatactatttttagcaggatgggtttatgtagaaatactTAATAGCTTTTCCCGTGGATCactaatgtgcattgaaaattgccagctgataaaacctgtactttagtgactgtatacataaataaaactcttaactgactgatttaaaaccagcaagtcccacagctgtcattggctattgaaatcttgcttgcaataaatctttcttgatTACATATAGAGGCATTGCATTcatgagtgtggtggtgctcatgggttgtcgacCTGGGACGGATGAGTAGGCTGGGGGGAATCatagtatactcactacaaaaaactagactacaccactgtcTGTAATCAAACTTCAGCTAGGTCAGAACATAGCTGAGAACCAAAGCCTGATATACCATAGGGCTTGACTGGGCTCCAGCCCAGGAGCCCCGCCCTTCTCgttcatttgatttgtttagttatttgccagtcattttatttttcatttaaactttgTTCATTGGTCTAGCACGATTCAAAAGCACTGCCTTACATCTGCCTGATGTCGTTTAATTGGCTAAACTTTCCGTCAGTCATGTTGGCGTTTCCTGATGTGTTATTTGTGGATTATATCCGTCACGTTTATCGCAGTTGAAACCTGTCTCTGCATTAGGACGTTGTTATAGTTGCTGACAAAAGCTATTGCAGTGCAGcgctaaaaagaaaacataaaaactgagAGACAAGAACGCGAAAGAGCAGCATTTAGTCAAATGGAAATAATGATTATTTACCTATGGCACCACACCATATGGTCTTTAGGCAGCGAATCCAGAGCATACCTGTCACCACTCCAGTTTTCACACCCATCTCCCGCCACCCTCTCGTTTAGTTATTTTTCCTGtatttcagttatttctccTTTGAAACTCACGGACCTACGGTAACCGGAACCAGTTCACAAGGTGGCTTGAGCCACTGCCCATTTGCCCTCACAGGCTGGCACCCTTTGGTAGGTAAAATAGAATGGTAGCCGATTCCGAAGTGTACGTAAGTAGTGAGGATTCACATCCCCGCGAAAAACTTTCTCTTATCACACCACTAAAGATCCGAAAACTGATTCCACTCCGCATTTTCCATTTAACGCTGGCTCACAGTCCGACGGATCGTTTCATCGATAAGTGGATGCAGAAGATTCTACCAAGTTAGCTTTTTTGTTGTTACACTTTCTTTGCTTTTACTGAAAACGAGTTATGAAAAGTGTTGTGTTTTAGCTGTGACCATAAGCGGTTcttgtaaataaaatgcaaatactGTTAAATCCATCCTTGTAGATAAATACATTCTGCTAACTAATCGACAAAGTTAAAACAACCGAACTACGGGACGC
This region includes:
- the LOC130432296 gene encoding uncharacterized protein LOC130432296, with amino-acid sequence MNSRSDTVMFVILLIASSFTQGHTIVSYGKEFITAFPENVGYFYPYSSSRGIRVTTLHSDTFFTVFYNGTQKTVTSLQQGETVFVSFPKTAEVHQLNCSRNTIRITSEKDIAVHSFSQTDIGTATTPEKSVQSHVVQPITNLGRSYLIPSLNHSDLVQTFSGTLATFRSQRYSSFKLIIINAEDAENTITIFKKISGSVQEEKIKISSYQLIQMQADASLIKVESSHKVAVILTHPCLEITTSCKCNMIVSQILPVRFQGQSFVVPYIPGITQSRLLMTSNVKSTSLSHNNVQLQPSPSGLLSLSDQTESQYVNASGNVSLILISPGLIIDVIPENMFAACYLLQFYSDIKKALVIAETGSKNNVHKQNIPVTNTQWTEITGTKYSSGIISLTESQTFIWHPSSKIAVYILENIDTAVYGGPATPINTQPDEFGCVVIPGQFEIRNEPLSWTESLAHCTSLQKHLACPTREDIQMDLVNTFNTTEGEEAWIGLRRSLMTTDWYWQRQTLSTTLSPSSSVEYVHWADGQPLVSFKGLCASLSLDQDDEFKWKTAKCCEKKRPVCYKPPIYLI
- the LOC130433315 gene encoding uncharacterized protein LOC130433315, whose protein sequence is MFFILLIASTFTQGHTIVSHGDSFITAFPENLGYFYPFDSGRTLRVTALHDGTSFTVYFNNTKRKIQDLSSGETAKVTFPKTAEIHELDYSTNSIRITSDKNVVVQSFSQTDKGTNLGRSVQTRVVQPITNLGTDYLIRPLNQSDLIQTFSGSPGPILSKRYSSFKLIIINAENTENNITIFKNISGSVKQENFTISSYQLFELQANASIFKVKSSHKVAVILTHPCLEIEACKCNMIVNQILPTQFQGQNFVVPFMQGITESRLLMTSNDMSTSLSHNNVQLQPSPSGFLSLSSQTESQYVNSSGNVSLTLISPGLIIEVIPENMFAACYLLQFYSDISATKKALVIAETGSRKDVHKQNIRVTNTKWTEINGTKYSSGIISLTESQTFIWHPSSKIAVYILEDTDTAVYGGPAIPINDQPDEFGCVVIPGQFEVQNVRLNWTESLAHCTSLQGHLACLKNEDFQSELANMVNTTEDEEAWIGLRRSLMTTEWYWQRQKPSTTPLPSPSVAYVHWADGQPLDKSKGLCASLSLDREDAFKWKTAKCCEKKRPVCYKPPVVLTALNLGKTENFY